In a genomic window of Dyadobacter fermentans DSM 18053:
- the fdhA gene encoding formaldehyde dehydrogenase, glutathione-independent, which produces MCQNHGVAYIKPGEVEIQEIEYPKLALGDRKCEHGVILKIVSTNICGSDQHMVRGRTTAPAGLVLGHEITGLVIEAGRDVEFIKVGDLVSVPFNIACGRCRNCKEGKTGICLNVNPSRPGAAYGYVDMGGWVGGQAEYVMVPYADFNLLKFPDKDQAMAKIKDLTLLSDIFPTGFHGAVTAGVGPGSIVYVAGAGPVGLACAASCHLLGAAVVIVGDMIPERLAQAASFGCEVIDLTKDTPLEQAIAEIVGVPEVDCFVDCVGFEARGHGAHAVEERPATVLNTAMAVTRAGGAIGIPGLYVTGDPGARDTAAKEGSLSIRIGLGWAKSHSFYTGQCPVMKYHRNLMNAILWDKIQIAKAVNVEVISLQDAPRGYADFDKGAAKKFVIDPHGMIV; this is translated from the coding sequence ATGTGCCAAAATCATGGAGTAGCTTACATTAAACCGGGAGAAGTGGAGATTCAGGAAATTGAATATCCTAAACTGGCGCTTGGCGACCGCAAATGCGAGCACGGCGTGATCCTGAAAATCGTTTCTACCAACATTTGCGGTAGCGACCAGCACATGGTTCGCGGACGTACAACAGCACCGGCAGGGCTTGTGCTCGGTCATGAAATCACCGGTCTGGTGATCGAAGCGGGCCGCGATGTTGAGTTCATTAAAGTGGGCGATCTCGTTTCCGTACCGTTCAACATTGCCTGCGGGCGGTGCCGTAATTGCAAAGAGGGTAAAACCGGTATTTGCCTCAATGTGAACCCTTCGCGCCCCGGCGCTGCGTATGGGTATGTGGATATGGGCGGCTGGGTAGGCGGCCAGGCCGAGTACGTGATGGTGCCCTACGCCGATTTCAACCTGCTGAAATTCCCCGACAAGGACCAGGCGATGGCCAAAATCAAGGACCTTACGCTGCTTTCCGATATTTTCCCGACCGGTTTCCACGGTGCTGTTACGGCCGGGGTAGGCCCGGGCTCCATTGTGTATGTGGCCGGCGCGGGGCCTGTGGGCCTTGCCTGTGCGGCTTCCTGCCATTTGCTTGGCGCTGCCGTTGTGATCGTCGGGGATATGATTCCCGAGCGCCTTGCCCAGGCGGCGAGCTTCGGCTGCGAGGTGATCGATCTCACGAAGGATACGCCGCTGGAACAGGCCATAGCCGAAATCGTGGGTGTTCCCGAAGTAGATTGTTTCGTCGACTGCGTGGGTTTCGAAGCCCGTGGTCATGGTGCGCATGCCGTCGAAGAGCGCCCCGCTACCGTTTTGAACACGGCTATGGCCGTTACCCGGGCCGGCGGCGCTATTGGTATTCCGGGCCTCTACGTTACCGGCGACCCGGGTGCCCGCGATACTGCGGCCAAGGAAGGCAGCCTCAGCATACGGATCGGCCTCGGATGGGCCAAATCGCATTCATTCTACACCGGCCAATGCCCGGTGATGAAGTACCATCGGAATTTAATGAATGCGATTTTGTGGGATAAGATTCAAATCGCAAAGGCTGTCAATGTGGAAGTAATCTCACTGCAAGACGCGCCGAGAGGTTATGCGGATTTCGACAAAGGAGCCGCGAAGAAGTTTGTGATCGATCCGCATGGGATGATTGTTTAA
- a CDS encoding ScyD/ScyE family protein produces the protein MKKRFLSLLAFAVMATTAIMVACTDHGEPIPEPTQFTVSDFTSGLRAPIGMVIDDQGNFWVTEGGTGHDDGALVMITPQGDKKTVVTHFKSVLQMGNVEGISHLYYDNGTLYLLHGIEGLLYTINPSALLAGSLPLHKDHLPSEDIKSFVVSKNLTFDNNSNAFAMTKGPDGHLYIVDAGANAVIRRNKDTHALDLFTTFPPIAPNRDPVPTGIVFDGTHFLLSSLTGFPFSPGSAYIYRVNTSGVMIPYKGGFTTLTHIALTVNDKPLLLHYADFTMPPGSAGNPPGFKPNTGSVVNEDGAVLASGLNLPTDIKRWGDRTFFVLCLGDGSIKKLDY, from the coding sequence ATGAAAAAGCGTTTCCTCTCCCTTCTGGCCTTTGCCGTGATGGCAACGACGGCAATTATGGTAGCCTGTACCGACCATGGCGAGCCGATTCCCGAGCCCACCCAATTTACAGTTTCAGATTTTACGAGCGGCCTGCGGGCGCCCATCGGTATGGTGATCGACGACCAGGGCAATTTCTGGGTCACCGAGGGCGGTACCGGCCATGACGACGGCGCGCTCGTGATGATTACGCCGCAAGGCGACAAAAAGACGGTTGTTACCCACTTCAAGTCAGTGCTCCAAATGGGTAACGTAGAGGGTATCAGTCATTTATATTATGACAATGGCACGCTCTACCTCCTGCACGGCATCGAGGGCTTGCTGTACACAATTAACCCGAGTGCATTGCTGGCTGGCTCGTTGCCCCTGCACAAAGACCACCTTCCATCAGAAGACATCAAGTCGTTCGTGGTGAGCAAAAACCTCACGTTCGATAACAACTCCAACGCGTTTGCCATGACGAAAGGACCGGACGGTCACCTTTACATTGTCGACGCCGGAGCGAACGCCGTGATCCGCCGCAACAAAGACACGCACGCGCTCGACCTTTTCACGACGTTTCCTCCAATCGCACCAAACCGCGATCCGGTACCAACCGGCATCGTGTTCGACGGCACGCACTTCCTGCTAAGCAGCCTCACCGGATTCCCATTCTCGCCGGGCTCGGCATACATTTACCGGGTGAATACCAGCGGAGTAATGATCCCATACAAAGGGGGTTTCACAACACTCACGCACATCGCGCTGACGGTCAACGACAAGCCGCTTTTGCTCCACTATGCCGACTTCACAATGCCTCCGGGAAGCGCCGGCAACCCTCCGGGCTTCAAACCCAACACGGGCTCGGTGGTTAACGAGGACGGCGCGGTGCTGGCAAGCGGCCTGAACCTGCCTACGGACATTAAGCGTTGGGGCGACCGCACGTTTTTCGTGCTGTGCCTCGGCGACGGCTCCATCAAAAAGCTGGATTATTAA
- a CDS encoding O-methyltransferase — protein sequence MNQDINQPLPAAYLAIDEATKASGFTMASDISTCSLLKTLAASKPGGRFLELGTGTGLSTSWILDGMDPHSTLVSIDHEASFLEIAGNHLGGDPRLTLTHSDGEDWVNANPGEKYDYIFADTWHGKYLLLDEVLNMLNPGAFYIIDDMLPQPNWPEGHDKKAEKLIQDLDNRPDLIVTKQVWATGIILAVKR from the coding sequence ATGAACCAAGACATCAATCAACCGCTGCCGGCCGCTTACCTTGCTATCGACGAAGCCACCAAAGCCTCCGGCTTTACGATGGCATCCGACATTTCCACCTGTTCGTTACTCAAAACTCTCGCCGCGTCCAAGCCCGGCGGCCGGTTTCTGGAACTTGGCACCGGCACCGGCCTCTCCACGTCCTGGATTCTCGACGGAATGGACCCCCATTCGACGCTCGTGTCGATCGACCACGAAGCCAGCTTCCTGGAAATCGCCGGAAACCACCTCGGCGGCGACCCTCGCTTGACGCTCACACATTCCGACGGCGAGGATTGGGTAAATGCTAATCCTGGCGAAAAATACGACTACATTTTTGCCGATACCTGGCATGGGAAATACCTTCTGCTGGATGAAGTGCTCAACATGCTCAATCCCGGCGCATTCTACATCATCGACGACATGCTACCCCAGCCCAACTGGCCCGAAGGTCACGATAAAAAGGCCGAAAAACTGATCCAGGACCTGGACAACCGCCCCGACCTGATTGTCACCAAACAGGTGTGGGCCACCGGCATTATCCTCGCCGTGAAGCGCTGA
- a CDS encoding ABC transporter permease, whose amino-acid sequence MKENIEPPKWPTRLLRLFCAPHLVDELEGDLQELFTKRASLHGYRHARNRYLRDVLSMARPFAFKRPASRHPQPSVFPPSMIRNYFKIALRSMWKHKGFSVLNITGLVTGITACLMILQYVSFELSFDRFHQDFDRIYRITNDRFQQGKLIQHGTITYPAVAAAMAKDFNEVETYTTLANPGTFSLQKDRKIFEEKGVYTDGRFLSVFTFPLVAGNRATALKAPHSIIISESNAQRIFNASPDDYAGLIGQTIKVDIDTEPYQITGIMKDFPAASHLKYGALMSLETLSLTWGEWIKNSWESSDVWHYAKLRPGADAAALEKKFPAFSSRYFCGDKVSGSVEQFFLQPLCDVHLVSDYEYEIGKVNNGKAVWTMLIIAAFILLIAWINYVNLATARSLERAREVGVRKVAGATSGQLIGQFLSESVLLNVLALALGIGLAVVLQPVLNNVIGKPLSFALLVGAGYGGKNFALMLGGVFLLGILLSGCYPAFALTSFKAVQVLKGSFKRSAKGAWVRQSLVVFQYTASMVLIVGTFIVFKQLKFMREGNLGFNMDQVLVIRGPQLTLWDSTSIDRINSFKTELERIPAVQSATASGNVFGNKLGRSFNVKRLGSGDQKGVTFARMPVDGDFFDTYKIPIIAGRNFLRTDSNQDPRKVTNAILNESAARLLGFPNAPEATGQKFVMQGKEWEIIGVVADFHQQSLKHSIEPIVFAPFYSLAGYFSMKINAADPARSIATVREQYNAFFPGNNFDYFFMDERFNEQYRDDQVFGKVSSFFSLLAVLIASLGIFGLSSYTITQRTKEIGVRKVLGASTSGIVSLLSKDFLKLVLFAIVIGAPIAWYGVDQWLSDFAYRIHIEWWMFMIAAAVSLLIAFASVSFQSVRAALMDPVKSLRNE is encoded by the coding sequence GTGAAAGAAAACATTGAACCGCCGAAATGGCCTACCCGGCTACTCCGCCTTTTCTGCGCGCCGCACCTGGTGGACGAGCTCGAAGGCGACCTGCAAGAACTCTTCACAAAGCGCGCAAGCCTGCACGGATACCGCCACGCACGAAACCGTTATCTACGCGATGTGCTCAGCATGGCACGCCCGTTTGCATTCAAAAGGCCTGCATCCCGACACCCGCAACCATCTGTATTTCCGCCATCCATGATCAGAAATTATTTCAAAATAGCGCTCCGCAGCATGTGGAAGCACAAAGGTTTTTCAGTCCTGAACATCACCGGGCTCGTCACCGGCATTACCGCCTGCCTGATGATCTTGCAATACGTGAGCTTCGAGCTCAGTTTCGACCGGTTCCATCAGGATTTCGACCGCATTTACCGCATTACCAACGACCGTTTCCAGCAGGGCAAGCTCATTCAGCATGGCACCATCACCTACCCGGCCGTCGCGGCGGCGATGGCGAAGGATTTCAATGAGGTCGAAACCTACACGACGCTGGCTAATCCGGGCACATTCAGCCTGCAAAAAGACCGGAAGATTTTCGAAGAAAAAGGCGTTTATACCGACGGCCGTTTCCTCTCTGTTTTCACCTTCCCGCTCGTGGCCGGCAACCGCGCTACCGCATTGAAAGCGCCGCACTCGATTATTATTTCGGAATCCAATGCACAGCGCATTTTCAACGCTTCCCCGGACGACTACGCGGGCCTGATCGGGCAGACGATCAAGGTCGATATCGACACTGAGCCCTACCAAATCACGGGCATCATGAAGGACTTCCCGGCGGCCTCGCATTTAAAGTACGGCGCATTGATGTCCCTCGAAACCCTCTCACTTACGTGGGGCGAATGGATCAAAAACAGCTGGGAGAGTTCCGACGTGTGGCATTACGCCAAGCTGCGGCCCGGCGCCGATGCGGCTGCGCTGGAAAAAAAGTTTCCGGCATTCAGCAGCAGGTATTTCTGCGGCGACAAGGTTTCAGGCAGCGTGGAGCAGTTTTTTCTCCAACCACTCTGCGACGTGCATCTGGTTTCGGATTATGAATATGAAATCGGTAAGGTAAACAATGGGAAAGCCGTGTGGACGATGCTCATCATCGCAGCATTCATTCTGCTGATCGCATGGATCAACTATGTTAACCTCGCCACGGCCCGCTCGCTCGAACGGGCACGCGAGGTAGGCGTACGCAAGGTTGCCGGGGCAACGTCGGGCCAGCTGATCGGGCAATTCCTGTCCGAATCGGTCTTACTGAATGTGCTCGCGCTGGCGCTCGGCATTGGATTGGCCGTGGTGCTGCAACCGGTTTTAAACAATGTAATTGGAAAACCGCTCTCGTTTGCATTGCTGGTGGGTGCAGGTTATGGCGGAAAAAACTTCGCATTAATGCTGGGCGGCGTGTTTTTGCTGGGCATCCTGCTGTCGGGCTGCTATCCGGCCTTTGCGCTGACGTCCTTCAAGGCCGTGCAGGTGCTGAAAGGTTCGTTCAAGCGCTCGGCCAAAGGCGCGTGGGTGCGGCAGTCGCTCGTGGTATTTCAATATACGGCATCAATGGTGCTTATTGTAGGCACTTTCATTGTATTTAAACAACTGAAATTCATGCGGGAAGGCAACCTGGGCTTCAATATGGACCAGGTACTCGTGATCCGCGGCCCGCAGCTCACACTCTGGGATTCGACTTCGATTGACCGTATCAACAGCTTCAAAACTGAGCTTGAACGCATTCCTGCGGTGCAATCGGCGACGGCGTCGGGCAATGTGTTCGGCAACAAGCTGGGACGTAGTTTCAATGTCAAAAGGCTGGGTTCCGGCGATCAGAAAGGCGTAACCTTCGCCCGGATGCCTGTCGACGGCGACTTTTTTGATACCTACAAAATTCCAATCATTGCGGGCCGCAACTTCCTTCGCACCGACTCGAACCAGGATCCCCGAAAAGTGACCAACGCAATCCTGAACGAATCGGCTGCCAGATTGCTGGGATTTCCCAATGCCCCGGAAGCTACCGGGCAAAAGTTTGTGATGCAAGGGAAAGAATGGGAGATTATCGGCGTCGTGGCCGATTTTCACCAGCAATCCCTTAAACACAGCATTGAACCGATCGTATTCGCTCCATTTTACAGTCTGGCGGGGTACTTTTCCATGAAAATCAACGCAGCCGACCCGGCGCGCAGCATTGCAACCGTGCGCGAGCAGTACAACGCATTTTTCCCCGGCAATAATTTCGACTATTTCTTTATGGATGAGCGCTTTAATGAGCAATACAGAGACGATCAGGTTTTCGGCAAAGTTTCGAGTTTTTTCTCGCTGCTGGCCGTGCTGATCGCTTCGCTGGGCATATTCGGACTATCATCCTATACGATCACCCAGAGGACTAAGGAAATCGGCGTCCGCAAAGTCCTTGGCGCGTCCACATCCGGTATTGTATCCTTGCTTTCGAAGGATTTTCTCAAACTGGTGCTCTTCGCGATCGTTATCGGCGCGCCTATTGCCTGGTACGGCGTCGATCAGTGGCTGAGTGACTTCGCTTACCGCATTCATATCGAATGGTGGATGTTTATGATCGCTGCGGCGGTATCGCTGCTGATCGCATTTGCCTCCGTCAGCTTCCAGAGTGTACGCGCGGCATTGATGGACCCGGTGAAAAGCCTGCGGAATGAGTGA